The following proteins come from a genomic window of Pseudomonas putida:
- the gloA gene encoding lactoylglutathione lyase: MRILHTMLRVVDLDKTIHFYTKVLGMSLLRRKDYPEGKFTLAFLGYGLETETAVLELTRNWGQDSYEIGDAYGHVAIEVEDAEAVCSRAAIMGYRVPRPAGLMKHGRTIIAFIEDPNGYKVELIQKGTQFD, from the coding sequence ATGCGCATACTACATACCATGCTACGTGTGGTGGATCTGGATAAAACCATTCACTTCTACACTAAAGTGCTCGGCATGAGCCTCTTGAGACGCAAAGACTATCCGGAGGGCAAATTCACCCTTGCTTTCCTCGGATATGGCCTGGAGACAGAAACTGCTGTTCTGGAGCTGACGCGAAATTGGGGACAAGATAGCTATGAGATTGGCGATGCTTACGGGCATGTAGCTATCGAGGTTGAGGATGCAGAAGCTGTGTGCAGCCGTGCTGCTATCATGGGATATCGTGTTCCTCGACCAGCAGGTCTCATGAAACATGGACGCACAATAATCGCGTTCATTGAAGATCCCAACGGGTACAAGGTCGAGCTGATACAAAAAGGCACGCAATTCGACTGA
- a CDS encoding TIGR03571 family LLM class oxidoreductase — translation MFTPSSIPYQRQPGFQRTYRQGRLSLGLFLPLEAFSGDMPSMAGQVSLAQRAEKLGFAALWFRDVPLRDPSFGDTGQVFDPWVYLGFMAAHTHSIALGTASVILPIRNPLHTAKAATSVDQLSGGRLLLGVASGDRPVEFPAFGVDPEQRDRMFREYLEVFRQVQRSSFVPLTWSGGTLEGCDLIPKPTTAEIPFFVTGHSRQTLDWIARCSHGWISYPRAPKTQQLIVENWRTAVHTECGELFKPFTQSLYIDLTDNSQIPPRPIHLGYQLGRYHLISLLQHLQEIGVNHVIINLKYGQRPAGEVLEELGQFVLPDFILST, via the coding sequence ATGTTCACTCCGAGTTCCATTCCCTATCAGCGACAACCGGGCTTTCAGCGCACTTACCGTCAAGGTCGGTTGAGCCTGGGCCTTTTCCTCCCCCTCGAAGCCTTTAGCGGTGATATGCCGAGTATGGCTGGCCAGGTGAGCCTGGCCCAAAGAGCCGAAAAGCTAGGTTTCGCTGCCCTTTGGTTTCGCGATGTACCGTTACGTGACCCTAGTTTCGGTGATACCGGTCAGGTCTTCGATCCTTGGGTCTACCTGGGTTTCATGGCGGCACACACGCATTCGATTGCGCTGGGTACCGCCTCGGTCATCCTGCCAATCCGCAACCCTCTTCACACCGCGAAGGCGGCCACCAGTGTAGATCAACTCAGTGGTGGCCGCCTGTTATTAGGCGTGGCTTCCGGGGACCGACCTGTAGAGTTTCCCGCATTCGGTGTAGATCCGGAGCAGCGTGACAGAATGTTCCGCGAATACCTAGAGGTATTTCGCCAGGTTCAGCGCAGCAGTTTCGTGCCTTTGACCTGGTCCGGCGGCACGCTTGAGGGCTGCGATCTGATTCCCAAGCCGACCACAGCGGAAATTCCATTCTTCGTCACCGGTCATAGCCGCCAGACGCTGGATTGGATTGCCCGCTGCAGTCATGGCTGGATCAGTTATCCGCGTGCGCCGAAGACTCAGCAACTGATTGTCGAGAACTGGCGCACTGCAGTGCATACCGAATGTGGTGAGCTGTTCAAACCCTTCACCCAGTCGCTATACATCGACCTGACGGACAACTCGCAGATACCCCCTCGACCGATCCACCTCGGCTATCAATTAGGGCGATATCATCTGATCTCACTGCTGCAACACTTACAGGAGATCGGCGTCAACCATGTGATCATCAACTTGAAGTACGGGCAACGCCCCGCTGGCGAGGTCCTCGAGGAGCTCGGTCAGTTCGTTCTGCCTGACTTCATCCTGTCTACGTGA
- a CDS encoding methyltransferase — MKCTIDMPDSVLTKLTYLVRQNAKPYIHTEALTGDSEAHYFAEQEEREVKIQNGRPLADSLSLDKQGFELHRRETVVDDLYDDTSVVKVYYDEIKALIKQLTGASRVVIFDHTRRSDAERRDFRGPASRVHNDYTEHSGPERIREVLGAEQAAAMAAMSVAQINVWRPISGPVKRSPLAVLDASTLAPNDLLATDLVYPDRIGEIYHLAYNTHQRWYYFPEMRRDEVLLIKGYDSRHDGRARFTPHAAFQLPHTPPGAPPRESIEVRTLAFFH, encoded by the coding sequence TTGAAATGCACAATTGATATGCCCGATAGCGTTCTCACGAAACTCACCTACCTGGTCAGGCAAAATGCAAAGCCCTATATACATACCGAGGCTTTGACCGGTGACAGTGAGGCTCACTACTTTGCCGAGCAGGAGGAGCGCGAAGTCAAGATACAAAACGGACGTCCGTTAGCCGACAGCCTTTCACTGGACAAGCAGGGGTTTGAACTCCACCGGCGAGAGACGGTGGTAGACGATCTCTACGACGATACCTCGGTAGTAAAGGTCTACTATGACGAGATAAAGGCCTTGATCAAGCAATTGACGGGCGCGAGCCGGGTCGTGATCTTCGACCACACCAGGCGCAGTGACGCCGAACGGCGGGATTTTCGCGGCCCAGCCAGCCGTGTGCACAATGACTACACCGAACACTCGGGGCCTGAGCGTATCCGGGAAGTACTGGGCGCGGAACAAGCCGCCGCAATGGCAGCGATGTCAGTCGCTCAGATCAACGTCTGGCGCCCGATAAGCGGCCCTGTCAAGCGCTCGCCGTTGGCGGTGCTGGACGCCTCGACGCTCGCCCCCAATGATCTGCTGGCTACCGACTTGGTCTATCCGGATCGCATCGGGGAAATTTATCACCTCGCCTACAATACTCACCAGCGCTGGTACTATTTTCCGGAGATGCGCCGTGACGAAGTCTTGCTGATCAAGGGTTATGACTCGCGTCACGACGGCCGTGCCCGCTTCACCCCCCATGCCGCCTTCCAGCTCCCCCATACGCCGCCGGGAGCCCCGCCACGCGAAAGTATCGAAGTTCGTACCCTGGCCTTCTTTCACTAG